The genomic segment GGCAAGGAACCCCTTTCTCCCTTCTGAATTGGGGCACTACATCTGGAGGAGAAATACTTGAGGCATTCACAAGCATCTGAGGACGCTGGTTCCCTGCTGTCTTCTTGCTCTTCTCCGAGGTGTGTTTGTTTGTTACCTGACGCTGCCTCCCTTTTTTCCTGGTACCACTGATGGTGGTTTTTGAGGGGTAAAGCATCTATTGACACCACCAACACCCTTGAAATAGTTCATTGGATTCAAATGGAGGAGTGATTTACCTTGATCTTCTTTTGACACCTTTTCCAGAACGTTGCTTCCAAAGTGTATCCTCTCTTTGGTCTGGAAGTTCTGTGGCTGTCTTGCACCACTGGGATCTACATTTTCCAGTTGGGAGGGGACtacagggagaaagggaggggttgctggaagaagaagaagaaaaaaagagctaGATAAAGGAGGGTGCATACCTCTCAGTCTTGTCCATCCCCATACCTTACTTATTTCCGGACCCTTGTTTCTGCGTGACGTTGTCCAGGACCATTTTGACCCTGTCGGCCCCCGCACCCTCCCGCCGCACcccagccacgagcatggggACGGCGCTTCTCCAGCGCGGGGGCTGCTTTCTTCTGTGCCTCTCgctgctgctcctgggctgctgggcagagctgggcagCGGGCTGGAGTTCCCAGGCGCTGAGGGCCAGTGGACGCGCTTCCCCAAGTGGAATGCCTGCTGCGAAAGTGAGATGAGCTTCCAGCTCAAGACGCGCAGCGCCCGTGGCCTAGTGCTCTACTTCGACGACGAAGGCTTCTGCGACTTCCTGGAGCTCATCCTGACGCGCGGCGGCCGCCTGCAGCTCAGCTTCTCCATCTTCTGTGCGGAGCCCGCCACACTCCTGGCCGACACGCCGGTCAACGACGGCGCATGGCACAATGTGCGGATCCGCCGTCAGTTCCGCAACACCACGCTTTTCATCGACCAGGTGGAGGCCAAGTGGGTGGAGGTCAAATCCAAGCGCAGGGACATGACTGTGTTCAGCGGCCTCTTCGTCGGGGGCTTGCCCCCCGAACTGCGCGCTGCAGCGCTGAAGCTCACGCTGGCCTCGGTGAGGGAGCGAGAGCCCTTCAAAGGGTGGATTCGTGACGTGAGGGTCAACTCCTCCCAGGCTGTGCCAATGGACAGCGGCGAGGTGAAGCTGGAAGACGAGCCGCCCAACAGTGGCGGCGGGAGCCCGTGTGAGGCGGGAGAGGAGGGCGAGGGCGGAGTGTGCCTCAACGGAGGTGTGTGCTCCGTGGTGGACGACCAGGCGGTGTGTGACTGCTCACGAACCGGCTTCCGCGGCAAGGACTGCAGCCAAGGTAAGGCCTTACACTTGAACCCCTGGGGCCTCGACCTGGGCAGGGCAAGGGGAGGCAGGGCGAAGCAGGTGGGTGCGAGTTGGTGCATGGGGGCTTCCTTCTCTGGACGGTGTGTTTCAGTTAGTTTAGAGGTGAAGACCTGTTTTTGGCCTCTCTGCTTTATCACCTCCCACAGCTCCTCCCTTGGCATTCTCTTAATGGTAGAGCAGTTCATTTCCTGTGTCGATTTCTTCCTGGGGCTCCTTTCTAGCAACCCTTATTCCTTACAAGTGGCAAGTAAAATGACCTTTCCTCTTCATTCCTTGGGTTCTTTGCCAAGCTGCTCCCTATCTTCATTGGGCTGTGACCCACCTGACTAACCACTGTGCTCTTCTCTACCACCTGTAAGTGCGTAACACACAGATTTTCCCCATATGATGCAAACAAGCATCTAGAAGATTGGGCACACTGCTGGTGAAGGGTGA from the Manis pentadactyla isolate mManPen7 chromosome 2, mManPen7.hap1, whole genome shotgun sequence genome contains:
- the NRXN1 gene encoding neurexin-1 isoform X29, which produces MGTALLQRGGCFLLCLSLLLLGCWAELGSGLEFPGAEGQWTRFPKWNACCESEMSFQLKTRSARGLVLYFDDEGFCDFLELILTRGGRLQLSFSIFCAEPATLLADTPVNDGAWHNVRIRRQFRNTTLFIDQVEAKWVEVKSKRRDMTVFSGLFVGGLPPELRAAALKLTLASVREREPFKGWIRDVRVNSSQAVPMDSGEVKLEDEPPNSGGGSPCEAGEEGEGGVCLNGGVCSVVDDQAVCDCSRTGFRGKDCSQGLAHLMMGDQGKSKGSTLFYFFLISSL
- the NRXN1 gene encoding neurexin-1 isoform X28, encoding MGTALLQRGGCFLLCLSLLLLGCWAELGSGLEFPGAEGQWTRFPKWNACCESEMSFQLKTRSARGLVLYFDDEGFCDFLELILTRGGRLQLSFSIFCAEPATLLADTPVNDGAWHNVRIRRQFRNTTLFIDQVEAKWVEVKSKRRDMTVFSGLFVGGLPPELRAAALKLTLASVREREPFKGWIRDVRVNSSQAVPMDSGEVKLEDEPPNSGGGSPCEAGEEGEGGVCLNGGVCSVVDDQAVCDCSRTGFRGKDCSQEDNNVEGLAHLMMGDQGKSKGSTLFYFFLISSL
- the NRXN1 gene encoding neurexin-1 isoform X23: MGTALLQRGGCFLLCLSLLLLGCWAELGSGLEFPGAEGQWTRFPKWNACCESEMSFQLKTRSARGLVLYFDDEGFCDFLELILTRGGRLQLSFSIFCAEPATLLADTPVNDGAWHNVRIRRQFRNTTLFIDQVEAKWVEVKSKRRDMTVFSGLFVGGLPPELRAAALKLTLASVREREPFKGWIRDVRVNSSQAVPMDSGEVKLEDEPPNSGGGSPCEAGEEGEGGVCLNGGVCSVVDDQAVCDCSRTGFRGKDCSQEDNNVEGLAHLMMGDQGKEEYIATFKGSEYFCYDLSQNPIQSSSDEITLSFKTLQRNGLMLHTGKSADYVNLALKNGAVSLVINLGSGAFEALVEPVNGKFNDNAWHDVKVTRNLRQHSGIGHAMVNKLHCSVTISVDGILTTTGYTQEDYTMLGSDDFFYVGGSPSTADLPGSPVSNNFMGCLKEGGTPLKDINQRQRSHLCSGSYLHTC